From a single Marinobacter sp. THAF197a genomic region:
- the speE gene encoding polyamine aminopropyltransferase: MTVLNEGWFTEVFQDQGTAFSLQVKRKLHEEQTPFQKLEIYETETFGNLMVLDGCVMLTTRDNFLYHEMMTHPALFTHKNPKKVVIVGGGDCGTLKEVLKHPGVEEAWQVEIDERVTRMSEKYFPELCEANNDPRANFFFGDGIKWMRDIEPNSIDLLIIDSTDPVGPAEGLFALDFYRDAMAALREGGIIVQQSESPLLHTDSIIKDIHSDMQKAGFGHVQTLPFPQPVYPTGWWSCTMGSKDNPLKYFREEDANNRPFVTRYYNAGIHHGALAMPQFMVDALEDAVRPEEA; the protein is encoded by the coding sequence ATGACGGTATTGAACGAAGGCTGGTTTACCGAGGTGTTCCAGGATCAGGGCACGGCATTTTCCCTGCAGGTCAAGCGCAAGCTGCACGAAGAGCAGACGCCGTTCCAGAAGCTGGAAATCTATGAAACGGAAACCTTTGGCAACCTGATGGTGCTGGACGGTTGCGTGATGCTGACCACCCGTGACAACTTTCTGTACCACGAGATGATGACCCACCCGGCGTTGTTCACTCACAAGAACCCGAAGAAAGTGGTGATAGTGGGCGGTGGAGACTGCGGAACCCTGAAGGAAGTGCTCAAGCACCCCGGTGTCGAGGAGGCCTGGCAGGTGGAAATCGACGAGCGGGTTACCCGCATGTCGGAAAAATACTTCCCGGAGCTGTGTGAGGCCAATAATGACCCCCGGGCAAATTTCTTTTTTGGCGACGGTATCAAGTGGATGCGGGATATTGAGCCCAACAGCATCGACCTGCTGATTATCGACAGTACCGACCCGGTGGGCCCCGCCGAAGGCTTGTTTGCCCTGGATTTCTACCGGGACGCCATGGCGGCGCTTCGGGAGGGCGGCATTATTGTGCAGCAAAGTGAATCGCCGCTGTTGCACACGGACAGCATCATCAAAGACATCCACAGCGATATGCAGAAGGCCGGCTTCGGCCACGTACAGACTTTGCCGTTCCCTCAGCCTGTCTACCCGACCGGGTGGTGGAGCTGCACCATGGGTAGCAAGGATAACCCGCTGAAGTATTTCCGTGAGGAAGACGCCAACAATCGCCCGTTCGTGACCCGCTATTACAACGCCGGCATTCACCATGGAGCCCTGGCGATGCCTCAGTTTATGGTGGATGCGCTGGAAGATGCGGTGCGCCCCGAAGAGGCCTGA
- a CDS encoding sodium-dependent bicarbonate transport family permease translates to MPDIIVMFFLLGLVAGTVKSDLSIPREAYDILSLLLMLTIGLKGGMALYGNLAPGLLLEMLAIAGLGFALPLLMIPILRYGVGLSIADTASFAAHYGSVSAGTFAVALAWVETRGLSSGGQVTLYLVLLELPAIMVGLWFYRRFGKRTGDAKGTPLWQETLTNRSVILLVGGVVIGALYGPGQGTGVTAPLTSAFSVILSLFLLEMGLVAAETLRNLKLIHWRIVLFGLAMPPVLSVAGLTVGTLLGLDTGSIVILATLTASASYIAAPVAIRHAVPDANIGLAMLASLGVTFPFNVLVGIGLYYSMLSWAVPL, encoded by the coding sequence ATGCCAGACATCATCGTCATGTTTTTCCTGCTCGGCCTGGTAGCAGGAACCGTCAAATCTGACCTGTCCATTCCACGAGAAGCCTACGACATTCTTAGCCTGCTGCTGATGCTCACCATTGGCCTGAAGGGCGGAATGGCCCTGTACGGGAACCTGGCACCAGGCCTGCTTTTGGAGATGCTTGCGATAGCAGGCCTGGGTTTTGCGTTACCCCTGCTGATGATCCCGATCCTGCGCTATGGCGTCGGCCTGTCGATCGCCGACACCGCCAGTTTTGCCGCCCACTATGGCTCGGTCAGTGCGGGCACTTTTGCCGTCGCCCTGGCGTGGGTTGAAACTCGCGGCCTCAGCTCCGGCGGCCAGGTCACGCTCTATCTGGTACTTCTGGAGTTACCTGCCATCATGGTCGGGCTCTGGTTCTACAGACGTTTTGGCAAACGCACTGGCGATGCCAAGGGCACGCCGCTCTGGCAGGAAACCCTGACCAACCGAAGCGTTATCCTGCTGGTGGGTGGCGTGGTCATCGGAGCGCTTTACGGGCCCGGACAGGGCACCGGCGTCACCGCGCCCCTGACCAGCGCCTTTTCCGTCATTCTGTCGCTGTTCCTGCTGGAGATGGGGCTGGTGGCCGCCGAAACCCTGCGCAACCTGAAGCTGATCCACTGGAGAATCGTACTATTCGGGCTTGCAATGCCCCCCGTGCTGTCGGTGGCGGGGCTAACGGTGGGCACCCTGCTCGGGCTCGACACCGGCTCTATCGTCATCCTCGCCACCCTCACCGCCAGTGCGTCCTACATCGCCGCACCGGTGGCGATTCGCCACGCCGTTCCCGATGCCAATATCGGCCTGGCCATGCTGGCTTCCCTGGGCGTCACCTTTCCATTCAATGTGCTCGTCGGCATCGGGCTTTATTACTCCATGCTCAGCTGGGCGGTGCCGCTATAG
- a CDS encoding accessory factor UbiK family protein yields the protein MKGPQDFFAQLQGQFGQFVPDMARAAKDDFEAQARATVMTVMSKLELVTREEFDAQQAVLMRTREKVEALEKRVAELEQKLSS from the coding sequence ATGAAAGGGCCACAGGACTTTTTTGCTCAGTTACAGGGCCAGTTTGGCCAGTTCGTACCGGATATGGCTCGGGCCGCGAAAGACGATTTTGAGGCCCAGGCCAGAGCAACGGTGATGACGGTCATGTCGAAGCTGGAACTGGTCACCCGCGAAGAGTTCGATGCCCAGCAGGCGGTATTGATGAGAACCCGTGAAAAAGTAGAAGCGCTTGAGAAGCGGGTTGCCGAACTCGAGCAGAAACTGTCCTCATAA
- a CDS encoding ammonium transporter, with product MESTVFEIQYALDTFYFLVCGALVMWMAAGFAMLESGLVRSKNTTEILTKNVALYAVACTMYMVCGYAIMYGGGTFLSGITGMGVEEGFEYEAAATYAPSADFFFQVVFVATAMSIVSGAVAERMKLWAFLIFAVVMTGFIYPMEGAWTWGEADVFGMYNLGDLGFSDFAGSGIVHMAGAAAALAGVLLLGARKGKYGPNGEIRAIPGANLPLATLGTFILWMGWFGFNGGSVLATASAESANDVAIVFMNTNAAAAGGGLAALILARLMFGKADLTMLLNGALAGLVTITAGPDTPTPLLATIFGAFGGLLVVVSIVSLDKLRIDDPVGAISVHGVCGLLGLLLVPVTNGDASFSGQIIGAITIFVWVFVTSLIVWSILKAVMGIRVSEEDEYEGVDYSECGMEAYPEFVSGKQ from the coding sequence ATGGAAAGCACTGTTTTTGAAATACAGTACGCATTAGATACGTTTTACTTCCTCGTGTGTGGCGCATTGGTCATGTGGATGGCAGCAGGCTTTGCCATGCTCGAATCCGGCCTGGTGCGCTCAAAGAACACCACTGAAATCCTGACCAAGAACGTCGCCCTGTACGCCGTTGCCTGCACCATGTACATGGTCTGCGGCTACGCGATCATGTACGGTGGCGGTACCTTCCTGAGCGGCATTACTGGCATGGGCGTTGAAGAAGGCTTCGAGTATGAGGCTGCAGCAACCTACGCGCCATCCGCTGACTTCTTCTTCCAGGTGGTCTTTGTTGCCACGGCCATGTCCATCGTATCCGGTGCCGTGGCCGAGCGCATGAAGCTCTGGGCATTCCTGATCTTCGCGGTTGTGATGACCGGTTTCATCTACCCGATGGAAGGCGCCTGGACCTGGGGCGAAGCTGACGTCTTCGGCATGTATAACCTGGGCGATCTTGGCTTCAGTGACTTTGCCGGCTCCGGTATTGTTCACATGGCCGGTGCGGCTGCGGCCCTGGCTGGTGTGCTCCTGCTGGGTGCCCGTAAAGGCAAATACGGCCCGAACGGTGAGATCCGTGCCATTCCCGGCGCCAACCTGCCCCTCGCCACTCTGGGCACCTTCATCCTGTGGATGGGCTGGTTCGGCTTCAACGGTGGCTCGGTTCTGGCGACTGCATCTGCAGAATCCGCGAACGACGTCGCCATCGTATTCATGAACACCAACGCCGCAGCGGCTGGTGGCGGTCTCGCGGCTCTGATCCTTGCCCGACTGATGTTTGGCAAAGCTGACCTGACCATGCTCCTGAACGGTGCACTGGCTGGTCTGGTGACCATCACTGCCGGCCCGGACACCCCCACTCCGCTGCTGGCAACCATTTTCGGTGCCTTTGGTGGTCTGCTGGTGGTGGTGAGCATTGTGAGCCTGGACAAGCTGCGCATTGACGACCCAGTTGGTGCCATCTCCGTTCACGGCGTCTGCGGTCTGCTCGGCCTGCTGCTGGTGCCGGTTACTAACGGCGACGCCAGCTTCAGCGGCCAGATCATCGGTGCCATTACCATCTTTGTCTGGGTCTTCGTGACCAGCCTGATTGTCTGGAGCATTCTCAAGGCGGTCATGGGCATCCGGGTATCCGAAGAAGACGAGTACGAAGGTGTGGATTACTCCGAGTGTGGCATGGAAGCCTATCCAGAGTTTGTCAGCGGCAAGCAGTAA
- a CDS encoding DUF6316 family protein: METRKGEQDRHWFRSERFSLVNGQWFFQTREGSIQGPFDSVHEAEMELMLYLRHADDQLFQGVC, translated from the coding sequence ATGGAAACGCGCAAAGGTGAACAGGATCGTCACTGGTTTCGTAGTGAGCGGTTCTCGCTGGTCAACGGACAGTGGTTTTTCCAGACTCGCGAGGGCTCGATCCAGGGGCCATTTGACAGTGTCCACGAAGCGGAAATGGAATTGATGTTGTATCTGCGGCACGCGGATGACCAATTGTTCCAGGGCGTCTGTTAG
- the glnK gene encoding P-II family nitrogen regulator, producing the protein MKLVTAIIKPFKLDDVREALSEIGVQGVTVTEVKGFGRQKGHTELYRGAEYVVDFLPKVKVEIAIGDNLLDQVIEAITKAANTGKIGDGKIFVTELAQAIRIRTGETGEEAV; encoded by the coding sequence ATGAAACTTGTGACAGCGATCATCAAGCCTTTCAAATTGGATGATGTCCGTGAGGCACTATCCGAGATTGGCGTACAAGGCGTAACCGTCACTGAAGTCAAAGGCTTCGGTCGGCAAAAAGGCCACACAGAGCTCTACCGTGGCGCGGAATACGTGGTGGACTTCCTGCCCAAAGTCAAAGTGGAAATCGCCATTGGCGACAACCTGCTTGACCAGGTCATCGAAGCCATCACCAAGGCGGCCAATACCGGCAAAATCGGCGACGGCAAGATCTTCGTGACCGAACTGGCGCAAGCCATCCGGATTCGAACCGGCGAGACTGGCGAAGAAGCGGTCTGA
- a CDS encoding ChrR family anti-sigma-E factor, translating to MTRHHPDSLSLMEYSAGNLTEPHALCIRLHLEQCPHCRSRVDTLNSLGAVMMEQQPKVTVSDSSFEQLMARIDSAPQDAAPVMQAPRLSPLQKLLGEDINELPWKRQLGDVSVLDISEKFPGQGERVVLQKLVAGGKAPAHTHRGDETTIVLQGAFADQKGVFNQWDFVVLNEQDEHRPVAVGCEDCITLSVLSAPVKLTGTFTRMLNPFIR from the coding sequence ATGACACGGCACCACCCCGACAGTCTCAGCCTGATGGAATACAGCGCTGGCAATCTGACTGAGCCCCATGCTCTCTGCATCCGGCTGCACCTTGAGCAGTGCCCACACTGTCGGAGCCGGGTGGACACCCTGAACAGCCTGGGCGCGGTGATGATGGAACAGCAGCCCAAGGTCACTGTGTCGGATAGCAGTTTTGAGCAGTTGATGGCGCGCATTGACTCAGCCCCCCAGGATGCTGCACCGGTTATGCAGGCACCGCGATTGAGCCCGCTGCAGAAGTTGCTTGGTGAGGACATCAACGAGCTTCCCTGGAAACGTCAGCTGGGCGATGTCAGCGTACTGGATATTTCAGAAAAGTTTCCCGGCCAGGGTGAGCGGGTGGTACTGCAGAAACTGGTGGCAGGCGGCAAGGCTCCGGCCCACACTCACCGCGGTGATGAGACAACGATCGTGCTGCAGGGTGCGTTCGCCGACCAGAAGGGCGTGTTCAACCAATGGGATTTTGTGGTGTTGAATGAGCAGGACGAGCACAGGCCCGTTGCCGTCGGGTGTGAAGACTGCATTACATTGTCTGTGCTGAGCGCCCCGGTCAAGCTGACGGGCACCTTTACCAGGATGTTGAATCCGTTCATTCGGTAA
- the trmB gene encoding tRNA (guanosine(46)-N7)-methyltransferase TrmB yields MTDQHETHDASGDNPITTRRGVRSFVLRQGRMTEGQKKAYERSWPKYGLTRDNGMIDPREVFGRDNMLNLEIGFGMGKSLADMAEAAPEQDFIGVEVHLPGVGALLKEVEDRGLENVRVYNIDANDVIDLCLPDASLDRVMVFFPDPWHKKKHHKRRLIQHDFVQRIRHKLRVGGILHLATDWENYAEHMLEVMNDSEGFANTQEQGGYSPRPDDRPITKFEKRGENLGHGVWDLLFYRTN; encoded by the coding sequence ATGACTGACCAGCATGAGACGCACGATGCCTCCGGCGACAACCCGATCACCACCCGCCGCGGTGTTCGCAGTTTTGTCTTGCGCCAGGGCCGGATGACCGAGGGTCAGAAAAAAGCCTATGAACGCAGCTGGCCCAAGTACGGCCTGACCCGTGACAACGGCATGATCGACCCGAGGGAAGTGTTTGGCCGGGACAACATGCTGAACCTGGAAATTGGGTTTGGCATGGGGAAATCCCTGGCGGATATGGCAGAAGCGGCCCCCGAGCAGGACTTTATCGGTGTGGAAGTGCATTTACCCGGAGTTGGAGCCTTGCTCAAAGAGGTGGAGGATCGCGGGCTTGAGAACGTGCGCGTTTACAATATCGACGCCAATGACGTCATCGACTTGTGCTTACCAGATGCCAGCCTTGACCGTGTGATGGTGTTCTTTCCGGACCCCTGGCACAAGAAAAAGCACCACAAACGTCGCCTGATCCAGCACGACTTTGTTCAGAGGATTCGTCACAAACTCCGCGTGGGTGGTATTTTGCACCTGGCGACGGACTGGGAAAACTACGCCGAGCACATGCTGGAAGTGATGAACGATTCGGAAGGGTTCGCCAATACTCAGGAGCAGGGCGGCTACTCACCGCGCCCGGATGATCGTCCGATCACCAAATTCGAAAAGCGTGGTGAGAATCTTGGACACGGAGTCTGGGATTTGTTGTTCTATCGCACCAATTGA
- a CDS encoding sigma-70 family RNA polymerase sigma factor has product MTTLDQQPAKAEGRKDPWGVLLEKVGKHQDRAAYHALFEHFAPQIKYYAISNGMASHAEELVQEVFISIWRRSCLYDWRKAAASTWIFTIARNQRIDMLRKMQRTSAEMAVETEDLWQIPGDNEDEPVTSLHRLMSERRIRESLSQLPEEQITVIAKVYMEHKSHQMVADELQIPLGTVKSRVRLALNKLKVILQDQNI; this is encoded by the coding sequence GTGACCACACTGGATCAGCAACCAGCGAAAGCCGAGGGCCGAAAGGACCCTTGGGGTGTCTTGCTGGAAAAAGTAGGCAAACACCAGGATAGAGCTGCATACCACGCTTTGTTCGAGCACTTTGCGCCGCAGATAAAGTACTACGCCATTTCCAACGGCATGGCCAGCCACGCCGAAGAACTGGTGCAGGAAGTGTTTATTTCCATCTGGCGCCGCTCCTGCCTGTATGACTGGCGTAAGGCTGCGGCGTCTACCTGGATTTTTACCATTGCCCGTAACCAGCGGATTGATATGCTGCGAAAGATGCAGCGAACCAGCGCTGAAATGGCAGTGGAAACCGAGGATCTGTGGCAGATTCCTGGCGATAACGAGGATGAGCCGGTGACGTCCCTGCACCGTTTGATGTCAGAGCGCCGGATTCGTGAATCCCTCAGCCAGTTACCGGAAGAGCAGATCACCGTCATCGCCAAGGTGTACATGGAGCACAAATCCCACCAGATGGTGGCGGATGAACTTCAGATCCCCCTGGGAACCGTGAAGAGCCGGGTACGCCTGGCATTGAACAAGTTAAAAGTGATTTTGCAGGATCAGAACATATGA
- a CDS encoding YifB family Mg chelatase-like AAA ATPase, with protein MLAIVHSRASIGVSAPAVTVEVHLSGGLPALSIVGLPETGVRESKDRVRSALINAGFEFPARRITINLAPADLPKEGGRFDLPIALGILAASGQIPAESLKDLEFIGELSLDGALRPLKGVLPAVLAAREAARALLLPQDNADEAALASNDDVFAASHILTVCEHLSGRARISPVARAQPEAGLRDEGLDLADVRGQQVPRRALEVAAAGGHNLLLFGPPGTGKSMLASRLPGILPALDDSAAMEVASVHSVAGLPLKPGGWRQAPFRSPHHTASAVALVGGGSSPRPGEISLAHRGVLFLDELPEFQRRVLEVLREPMETGEISISRAARQVTFPARFQVVAAMNPCPCGYSGHPTMECQCTPQQVMRYRSRISGPLLDRFDLHVEVPVQAGGVLLGAGETGESSASVRERVLRARARQSERGVLNAALAGKALHEASHLNAESEKLLSGAMEKLGLSARALHRILRVARTLADLDDQPAVTRNYLMEALGYRQLDRQQGQSSVVSA; from the coding sequence ATGCTTGCTATTGTCCATTCCCGTGCCAGTATTGGTGTGTCTGCACCCGCCGTTACCGTTGAAGTGCATCTGTCTGGCGGGCTGCCTGCCCTGTCGATTGTTGGTTTGCCGGAAACCGGTGTGCGTGAGAGCAAAGACCGGGTTCGCAGTGCCTTGATCAACGCCGGGTTCGAATTCCCCGCCCGTCGAATCACCATTAACCTGGCCCCCGCAGACCTGCCCAAAGAGGGTGGACGCTTCGACCTGCCCATCGCCCTTGGCATCCTCGCCGCTTCCGGGCAGATTCCCGCCGAGAGTCTCAAAGACCTCGAGTTTATTGGTGAGTTGTCCCTGGATGGAGCATTACGGCCCCTGAAGGGGGTATTGCCGGCGGTACTGGCGGCCCGGGAGGCCGCTCGGGCACTGCTGCTTCCCCAAGACAATGCCGACGAGGCGGCGCTGGCCAGCAATGACGACGTGTTTGCCGCCAGCCACATCCTGACCGTCTGTGAGCATTTGTCTGGTCGCGCCCGGATATCCCCGGTAGCTCGAGCCCAGCCAGAAGCCGGGCTCCGGGACGAGGGCCTGGACCTTGCGGACGTCCGTGGTCAGCAGGTTCCCCGACGGGCCCTGGAAGTGGCGGCTGCCGGCGGGCACAATCTTCTGCTGTTTGGCCCGCCAGGCACCGGCAAAAGTATGCTGGCTAGCCGGCTGCCCGGCATACTGCCGGCCCTGGACGACTCCGCGGCCATGGAAGTGGCCAGTGTGCATTCGGTCGCCGGCCTTCCCCTCAAGCCCGGTGGTTGGCGGCAGGCTCCATTCCGTTCCCCGCACCATACCGCTTCGGCGGTGGCGCTGGTGGGAGGTGGTAGCAGCCCAAGGCCCGGAGAAATCTCCCTGGCCCATCGAGGCGTACTGTTTCTTGACGAGTTGCCAGAGTTCCAGCGCCGCGTGTTGGAGGTGTTGCGGGAACCTATGGAAACCGGCGAAATATCCATCAGTCGGGCCGCCCGGCAAGTAACATTTCCAGCCAGATTTCAGGTAGTTGCCGCCATGAATCCATGCCCGTGCGGCTACAGCGGCCACCCGACCATGGAGTGTCAGTGTACCCCGCAACAGGTCATGCGCTATCGCTCCCGGATCTCCGGGCCTTTGCTGGATCGGTTTGACCTGCACGTTGAAGTGCCGGTGCAGGCCGGGGGCGTGTTGTTGGGGGCCGGTGAAACCGGTGAGTCCAGCGCCAGCGTCCGGGAACGGGTGCTAAGGGCCAGGGCCAGGCAGTCAGAACGGGGCGTGCTCAATGCGGCCCTTGCCGGTAAGGCGTTGCACGAGGCCAGCCATCTGAACGCGGAGAGCGAGAAACTGTTGTCCGGAGCCATGGAGAAATTGGGTTTGTCTGCGCGGGCGTTGCATCGGATTCTGCGAGTGGCCCGCACCCTGGCGGACCTGGATGACCAGCCAGCGGTAACCCGAAACTATCTGATGGAAGCGCTCGGCTACCGGCAACTGGACCGTCAGCAGGGGCAAAGCTCGGTTGTCTCCGCTTGA
- the speA gene encoding biosynthetic arginine decarboxylase codes for MPETTALPAHKVYNIAHWSDGYIAVTPRGEVEICPDRGRTAARINLPDLTRSLAESGVALPVLIRFTDILHDRVNKLCGAFNKVTAEQGYKGRYTAVYPIKVNQQRRVVEELLAAQPAASAGQVGLEAGSKPELMAVLALAPKAGSVIVCNGYKDREYIRLALIGQKLGHRVFIVVEKQSELPLILEEAERLEVLPLIGVRARLATIGKGNWQNTGGEKSKFGLSASQVLDVVNTLKQAGALGTLQLLHFHLGSQIANIRDIQTGLKECARFYTELHQLGAPVGTVDIGGGLGVDYEGTRSRSSCSMNYSVFEYAYNVVHVLQAECDRQGIPHPDLISESGRALTAHHSVLVTNVIDRESPDHREVTEPEADAPAPLHDLWRDLLSLQDDHSPRSLAEIYHDVLHAMNDVHAQFAHGLLSLSERAQAETLYTTCCRLLRVQLDSGSRAHREIIDELNEKLAEKLFVNFSLFQSLPDVWGIDQIFPVMPINGLNRPLSRRAVIQDITCDSDGRIDQYVDGQGIETTLALPEEKEGEPLLMGFFMTGAYQEILGDMHNLFGDTHSVDVRLNNRGEYDIGKPITGDTVAKVLRYVNFEPENLIKSYQDKFAASNLDKPTQDRLLDELKAGLEGYTYLEE; via the coding sequence ATGCCTGAAACCACAGCCTTACCTGCCCACAAGGTTTATAACATCGCTCACTGGAGTGATGGCTACATCGCGGTGACTCCCCGGGGTGAAGTCGAGATCTGCCCGGACCGGGGGCGGACCGCAGCCCGCATCAACCTTCCTGACCTGACCCGGTCTCTGGCCGAGTCCGGGGTTGCCCTGCCGGTACTGATCCGTTTTACCGACATACTGCACGACCGGGTGAACAAGCTTTGCGGCGCCTTCAACAAAGTGACCGCCGAACAGGGCTACAAGGGCCGCTATACCGCGGTCTACCCGATCAAAGTGAACCAGCAGCGACGGGTTGTGGAAGAGCTGTTGGCGGCACAACCCGCCGCCTCGGCCGGACAGGTCGGGCTCGAAGCCGGCAGCAAGCCGGAATTGATGGCGGTATTGGCCCTTGCCCCCAAAGCGGGGTCAGTGATTGTCTGCAACGGCTATAAAGACCGTGAGTATATCCGCCTGGCCCTGATCGGCCAGAAGCTGGGCCACCGGGTGTTTATCGTGGTGGAGAAGCAATCGGAACTGCCTCTGATACTGGAAGAGGCCGAGCGTCTTGAGGTATTACCCCTGATTGGCGTGCGGGCACGATTGGCCACCATTGGCAAAGGTAACTGGCAGAACACCGGCGGTGAAAAATCCAAGTTCGGGTTGTCCGCCAGCCAGGTTCTGGATGTGGTGAATACCCTTAAACAGGCTGGCGCTCTGGGTACCCTGCAGCTGCTGCACTTCCACCTGGGTTCACAAATTGCCAACATCCGCGATATCCAGACCGGCCTGAAGGAATGCGCCCGTTTCTACACGGAACTGCACCAGTTGGGCGCACCCGTCGGTACCGTGGATATCGGCGGCGGCCTGGGCGTGGACTATGAGGGCACCCGCTCCCGCAGCAGCTGCTCAATGAATTACAGCGTGTTTGAATACGCCTATAACGTGGTGCATGTGCTGCAAGCCGAATGCGATCGCCAGGGCATTCCCCACCCGGACCTGATCAGTGAATCCGGCCGGGCCCTGACAGCCCACCACTCGGTTCTGGTCACCAACGTGATTGATCGGGAATCTCCAGACCATCGGGAAGTCACTGAACCTGAAGCAGACGCTCCAGCACCACTGCATGACCTTTGGCGCGACCTTCTCAGCCTGCAGGATGATCACTCACCCCGGTCGCTGGCCGAGATTTACCACGATGTGCTGCATGCGATGAACGATGTCCACGCCCAGTTCGCCCATGGTCTGCTGTCACTCAGCGAGCGAGCGCAGGCCGAAACCCTCTACACCACCTGCTGCCGCCTGCTTCGGGTTCAGCTGGACAGTGGCAGTCGGGCGCACCGGGAAATCATCGATGAACTCAACGAAAAGCTCGCTGAAAAGCTCTTTGTTAACTTTTCCCTGTTCCAGTCCCTGCCGGATGTCTGGGGCATCGACCAGATTTTCCCGGTGATGCCGATCAATGGCCTGAACCGCCCGCTGAGCCGGCGCGCGGTGATTCAGGACATTACCTGTGATTCGGACGGCCGGATTGACCAGTACGTGGACGGCCAGGGCATCGAAACTACCCTGGCATTGCCGGAGGAGAAAGAGGGCGAGCCACTGCTGATGGGGTTCTTCATGACCGGCGCCTATCAGGAGATCCTGGGAGACATGCACAACCTGTTCGGCGATACCCACTCGGTGGATGTGCGGCTGAACAACCGGGGCGAGTATGACATTGGCAAGCCCATTACCGGCGACACCGTCGCCAAGGTGCTTCGTTACGTCAACTTTGAACCGGAGAACCTGATCAAGTCCTACCAGGATAAGTTTGCCGCCAGCAACCTGGATAAACCCACACAGGACCGATTACTGGACGAACTGAAAGCCGGTCTTGAGGGCTACACTTACCTGGAGGAGTAG
- a CDS encoding AraC family transcriptional regulator: MNALLSGGTLPVIRAHYAEILCQLAEERGVAQQELVSAAGIRQPQLGHPDNFITLDQFTELCRQAFVRCKDDSLGLEFGRRLKFTAHGALSQAAISCDTLEQALRVLIKYFRIRFAYMALSFFIEGDEAVIQLDIKHDTRDLHRFNIEVVLASLMEVNNLLFGQRLLEGGRCLVDYEQPANVGPYQPLFGNAVSFCTGVNQLRFQKQFLSLPLSLSNPVARRVAEAQCEEEMRQMEASTSVTERVVRMLESVRDGRLLSLEDVAGQLHVSARTLRRQLAAEGARFQLLQETVRHQRALDCLRRHSPLSIDDIAEHLGYSDPSNFGRAFRKWEGISPSAWRRLHQTDGD, encoded by the coding sequence ATGAACGCACTGCTTTCCGGTGGCACCCTGCCTGTTATCCGGGCCCATTACGCAGAGATTCTTTGCCAGCTGGCAGAGGAGCGGGGCGTTGCCCAGCAAGAGCTGGTCAGCGCTGCCGGTATCCGCCAGCCACAACTGGGTCACCCGGATAATTTCATTACCCTGGACCAGTTCACGGAGCTGTGTCGTCAAGCCTTTGTTCGCTGCAAGGACGACAGCCTGGGGCTGGAGTTTGGCCGGCGCCTGAAATTTACCGCCCATGGTGCGCTGTCTCAGGCCGCCATCAGCTGCGACACCCTCGAGCAGGCGCTGCGGGTGTTGATCAAATATTTTCGGATTCGTTTTGCCTACATGGCCCTGTCGTTTTTTATCGAAGGCGATGAAGCTGTCATTCAGCTCGATATCAAGCACGACACCCGGGATTTACATCGTTTCAACATCGAGGTGGTCCTGGCTTCCCTGATGGAAGTGAACAACTTGCTGTTTGGTCAGCGGTTGTTGGAGGGCGGGCGGTGCCTGGTGGACTACGAGCAACCAGCCAATGTGGGGCCTTACCAGCCGCTGTTTGGCAATGCCGTGAGTTTCTGCACCGGTGTTAACCAGCTCCGCTTCCAAAAGCAGTTTCTGAGCCTGCCGTTATCCTTGTCCAATCCTGTGGCTCGTCGCGTGGCTGAAGCTCAATGCGAGGAAGAAATGCGGCAGATGGAGGCATCCACCTCAGTAACGGAACGAGTGGTCAGGATGCTGGAATCGGTTCGTGACGGCCGCCTGCTGAGTCTGGAGGATGTGGCCGGGCAGTTACATGTGTCTGCTCGCACGCTCCGGCGCCAGCTGGCTGCAGAAGGCGCTCGTTTCCAGCTGCTACAGGAAACCGTGCGCCATCAACGTGCGCTGGATTGTCTAAGGCGACACTCACCCCTGAGTATCGACGACATTGCGGAACACCTGGGTTACAGCGACCCATCCAATTTTGGCCGAGCCTTTCGCAAATGGGAGGGGATTTCACCCTCGGCCTGGCGCAGATTGCACCAGACCGACGGTGATTGA